One Paucidesulfovibrio longus DSM 6739 DNA segment encodes these proteins:
- a CDS encoding sulfite exporter TauE/SafE family protein yields the protein MWHMYLPIAGNSVNVILIFALGGFVGLMSGIFGVGGGFLMTPLLIMFGIPPTVAAASDSNQIVGASTSGCLAHYRLGNVDFKMGLLLLVGGVVGGFGGVQAIKILKAMGNADFLINVTYVLMLGFVGSYMFIESLQGMRKTAQPAPTEAAPKKKSRYAAMLEKLPFQTDFQKSGVRLSLLMPLVLGGLVGVLAAIMGVGGGFIMVPVMVYLLRMPMHVVVGTSLFQILFTCINVTILQSYTNHTVDFVLALLLLLGSTIGAQFGTRISKHLKGEQLKILLATLVLAVMVKMLLNLLLTPDVLLAYTGGH from the coding sequence ATGTGGCATATGTACCTTCCCATCGCCGGGAACAGCGTAAACGTGATCCTCATCTTCGCCTTGGGCGGATTCGTGGGTCTTATGTCCGGCATTTTCGGCGTGGGAGGCGGTTTTCTGATGACGCCCCTGCTGATCATGTTCGGAATCCCACCGACCGTGGCCGCGGCGTCCGACTCTAACCAGATCGTCGGTGCGTCCACCTCGGGCTGTCTGGCGCACTACCGCCTCGGCAACGTGGACTTCAAGATGGGCCTGCTGCTCCTGGTGGGCGGCGTGGTCGGCGGGTTCGGCGGCGTGCAGGCCATCAAGATCCTCAAGGCCATGGGCAACGCCGACTTCCTCATCAACGTCACCTACGTGCTCATGCTCGGTTTCGTCGGCTCCTACATGTTCATCGAAAGCCTCCAGGGCATGCGCAAGACCGCGCAGCCCGCGCCGACAGAGGCCGCCCCCAAGAAGAAATCCCGCTACGCGGCCATGCTGGAGAAGCTGCCCTTCCAGACGGACTTCCAGAAGTCCGGAGTGCGCCTCTCCCTGCTCATGCCCCTGGTGCTGGGCGGCCTGGTGGGCGTGCTCGCGGCCATCATGGGCGTCGGCGGCGGCTTCATCATGGTTCCGGTCATGGTCTACCTCCTGCGCATGCCCATGCACGTGGTGGTCGGCACCAGCCTGTTCCAGATTCTCTTCACCTGCATCAACGTGACCATCCTCCAGTCCTACACCAACCACACCGTGGACTTCGTGCTGGCCCTGCTGCTCCTGCTCGGCTCCACCATCGGCGCCCAGTTCGGAACGCGGATCAGCAAGCACCTCAAGGGCGAACAGCTCAAGATTCTGCTCGCCACCCTGGTGCTGGCGGTCATGGTCAAGATGCTGCTCAACCTGCTGCTCACTCCCGACGTGCTGCTGGCCTACACCGGAGGACATTAA
- a CDS encoding TIGR02186 family protein, which yields MKKTSLNIAALALALTLTLILSCGPLFAAQDSTLKLLSDKIDIGTNYNGTSLSMSGTIPEGGTAVIRVVGDRGDKHFKQKGKALGMLWMNLATVSIEDVPGVLLIGLDANSAPDCDADWEKAGLGFQSFEGETDASIFKEFLHLKKNEGLYQVQQGAVTYGKDEDGHRDFDARITLPSALRKGAYEIELFAVRDGKVVASATEEIQAELVGFPALLSSLAFGHSLTYGIMATLIAIMAGLLMTVVFKDRGGAH from the coding sequence ATGAAGAAGACCAGCCTGAACATCGCGGCCCTGGCCCTGGCCTTGACCTTGACGCTGATCCTCTCCTGCGGACCGCTCTTCGCGGCCCAGGACAGCACCCTCAAGCTCCTGTCCGACAAGATCGACATCGGCACCAACTACAACGGCACGAGCCTTTCCATGTCCGGGACCATCCCCGAAGGCGGCACCGCGGTCATCCGCGTCGTGGGCGACCGGGGGGACAAGCACTTCAAGCAGAAGGGCAAGGCCCTCGGCATGCTCTGGATGAACCTCGCCACGGTGAGCATCGAGGACGTGCCGGGCGTGCTGCTCATCGGCCTGGACGCGAACTCCGCTCCGGATTGCGATGCCGATTGGGAAAAGGCCGGACTCGGATTCCAGTCCTTCGAGGGCGAAACCGACGCATCCATCTTCAAGGAGTTCCTGCACCTCAAGAAGAACGAGGGCCTCTACCAGGTCCAGCAGGGCGCCGTCACCTACGGCAAGGACGAGGACGGGCACCGCGACTTCGACGCCCGCATCACGCTGCCTTCGGCCCTGCGCAAGGGCGCTTATGAAATCGAGCTCTTCGCGGTCCGCGACGGCAAGGTCGTGGCGAGCGCCACGGAAGAAATCCAGGCCGAACTGGTGGGCTTTCCGGCCCTGCTCTCGTCCCTGGCCTTCGGACACTCGCTGACCTACGGCATCATGGCGACCCTCATCGCCATCATGGCCGGATTGCTCATGACCGTGGTATTCAAGGACCGTGGAGGGGCGCACTAG